The Tenacibaculum jejuense genome includes a window with the following:
- a CDS encoding CHAT domain-containing protein, with the protein MILFFYFLFLNKISFGQEISKEFDSIISLSSTIEEKLSLFDTLFKTYEKNNNFKQLGDESHELAKKIYKKDLNKSVFFNELAIASKLKVKPLDSCSLKKSYYNAGFYNKKNKAFKKAIEGYKKVLQFDNCDDFNANAKRNLAQSYLRLAVRYFEAKDYFLASLNYEEALNNFNSNNKVDIINTHLDVAKAYKNIRNKEAGKKAINHLHTADSLYNLLAEKQDQAEFTIYNNLAGLYSLYGTDSDKTFLYYDKADKVLKRLNDPNQSQLFYLNLGFTYEKIDLKKSKMYFEKSLEFKEANQNFLIRTYIGLGINASLSKDYKTAQSYFLKSLSHCLNIKQIKETDAISDQQLIQVQDKEVLLELFRSQIENWDRWAAEKPSKEITKLILDKAITSDRLVNLMLKEDLSFSTKLLLRDLASEIYILALEACYQSKDVERAFYYAEKNKALLLIEDVRKQNELKKDTTSVSVKNYFKNPIQTKIRPLDDVQLNEDEIILHYVMAERLTGEIPDTYLIFLSKEQKKVLKIKAVEKLISNVQLLREKLEKPFTTTEDITSYKEVSNSIYNTLIPNEIQNELGNKKITVLGDHIINFIPFEALVINSDTIKYFIENNEISYDYSLTFLKENENIVRDATKQFLGIAPENFTEDLASLKNSGKEIELGEKFYSGDLLKKDKASKDSFIKNAKDYKIIHLATHADASDDKNPWIAFNDQKVNLQELNSISNNADLVVLSACNTSLGKISRGEGVMSLARSFFSTGAKAVIPSLWSTNDKATTEIIANFYENLSKGKTKSIALREAKLNYLQSNSDSEASPYYWAPLIVIGNSNGIEPQSNYLLVYIFIGLVILLLGFFLLKKKS; encoded by the coding sequence ATGATACTCTTCTTTTATTTTCTATTCTTAAATAAAATTAGTTTTGGTCAAGAAATATCGAAAGAATTTGATTCAATAATTTCATTATCATCTACCATTGAAGAAAAATTAAGCTTATTCGATACCTTATTTAAAACCTATGAAAAGAACAACAACTTTAAACAGTTAGGTGATGAAAGTCATGAATTAGCTAAAAAAATATATAAGAAAGATCTTAACAAATCAGTATTTTTCAATGAACTAGCAATAGCTTCTAAATTGAAAGTGAAACCTTTAGATTCATGTTCTCTAAAAAAGAGTTACTATAATGCAGGTTTCTACAACAAAAAAAATAAAGCGTTTAAAAAAGCAATAGAAGGTTATAAGAAAGTTTTACAATTTGATAATTGTGATGACTTTAATGCAAACGCAAAACGAAATTTAGCGCAATCTTATTTAAGGTTAGCAGTACGCTATTTTGAAGCTAAAGATTATTTTTTAGCGAGTTTGAATTATGAAGAAGCATTAAATAACTTTAATTCAAACAACAAAGTAGATATAATTAATACGCATTTAGATGTAGCAAAAGCGTATAAAAACATTAGAAACAAAGAAGCAGGAAAAAAAGCTATTAATCACCTTCATACGGCAGATTCATTATACAATTTACTTGCAGAGAAACAAGATCAAGCTGAGTTTACAATTTATAATAATTTAGCAGGATTATATTCTTTGTATGGTACAGATTCCGATAAAACATTTCTGTATTATGATAAAGCAGATAAAGTTTTGAAAAGGTTAAATGATCCTAATCAATCTCAATTATTTTATTTAAATCTAGGATTTACTTACGAGAAAATAGATTTAAAGAAGTCTAAAATGTATTTTGAAAAATCTCTAGAATTTAAAGAAGCTAACCAGAATTTTTTAATTAGAACATATATAGGTTTAGGAATTAATGCATCTTTAAGTAAAGATTATAAAACAGCACAAAGCTACTTTTTAAAATCGTTATCTCATTGTTTAAACATTAAACAAATAAAAGAGACAGATGCAATTTCAGATCAGCAATTGATACAAGTTCAAGATAAAGAAGTTTTACTAGAATTATTTAGAAGTCAAATAGAAAATTGGGATCGTTGGGCAGCAGAAAAACCATCTAAAGAAATAACAAAATTAATTTTAGATAAAGCAATTACTAGTGATCGACTAGTAAACCTTATGCTAAAAGAAGATTTGTCTTTTAGTACAAAGTTATTACTTAGAGATTTAGCGTCTGAAATTTATATTCTTGCTTTAGAAGCTTGTTATCAATCTAAAGATGTAGAAAGAGCATTTTATTATGCAGAAAAAAATAAAGCTTTACTATTAATTGAAGATGTTAGAAAACAAAATGAATTAAAAAAAGATACCACTTCAGTTAGTGTAAAGAATTACTTTAAAAATCCAATCCAAACAAAAATTCGTCCATTAGATGATGTACAATTAAATGAAGATGAAATTATTTTACATTATGTAATGGCTGAAAGACTAACGGGTGAAATTCCAGATACCTATTTAATCTTTCTTTCTAAAGAACAGAAAAAGGTATTAAAAATTAAAGCAGTGGAAAAGTTAATCTCTAATGTTCAGTTATTAAGAGAAAAATTAGAAAAACCTTTTACGACTACAGAAGATATAACTTCGTACAAAGAAGTATCAAATTCAATTTATAATACATTAATACCTAATGAAATTCAGAATGAGTTAGGAAATAAAAAAATTACTGTATTGGGAGACCACATCATCAATTTTATTCCTTTTGAAGCTCTAGTAATTAACTCAGATACTATAAAATATTTCATAGAAAATAATGAAATTTCTTACGACTATTCACTAACCTTCTTGAAAGAAAATGAAAATATAGTAAGAGATGCGACTAAGCAGTTTTTAGGAATAGCTCCAGAAAATTTTACAGAGGATTTAGCTTCACTTAAAAACAGTGGAAAAGAAATTGAACTTGGAGAGAAATTTTACAGTGGTGATCTTCTAAAAAAGGATAAAGCTTCAAAAGATAGTTTTATAAAAAATGCTAAAGATTATAAAATTATTCACTTAGCAACACATGCGGATGCTTCTGATGACAAAAATCCTTGGATTGCTTTTAACGATCAGAAAGTAAACTTACAAGAATTAAATTCTATTAGTAATAATGCAGATTTAGTCGTACTAAGTGCTTGTAATACTTCATTAGGAAAAATTAGTAGAGGAGAAGGAGTAATGAGCTTAGCAAGAAGTTTTTTTAGTACAGGAGCAAAAGCAGTAATTCCATCTTTATGGAGTACAAATGATAAAGCTACAACAGAAATAATAGCTAACTTTTATGAAAATTTAAGTAAAGGGAAAACTAAATCAATTGCCTTAAGAGAAGCTAAACTTAATTATTTACAATCGAATTCAGATTCAGAGGCTTCACCATATTATTGGGCACCTTTAATTGTTATTGGAAATAGTAATGGTATTGAACCTCAATCGAATTATTTGCTTGTATATATCTTTATAGGTTTAGTAATATTATTGTTAGGTTTCTTTCTCTTAAAGAAAAAAAGCTAA